From the Alkalibacter rhizosphaerae genome, one window contains:
- a CDS encoding aldehyde dehydrogenase family protein, with amino-acid sequence MNKNMYGLFIDGAFVKPVKGAYQDVHDPATGDLLAKTAKGSKEDVEKAVEAADRSKNLWKTVSIQQRSRILHKIAEIIRENKDHLARIETQDSGKPIVETVEDVKAIADQFDYFGGAIRVEAGEFMRQDQHSMTMILREPHGVVAQIIPWNFPFLLAGWKIAPALAAGNCIVIKPASETPLSLLEFARLTQDVLPNGVLNVVTGSGSVVGPALLENLKVDKIAFTGSTKVGRSIGEAAAKRILPASLELGGKSANIIFPDAPMDKAIEGAALAILYGQGQVCNAGSRLFVHSSIYKNFVEKLERIFRNVKIGDPADPATRMGPLINKEQLDVVLGYVETGIKEGARLVCGGKQIEKSPFDKGWFMEPTLFADVKNHMKIAQEEIFGPVLVVIPFETEEEVTAMANDSKYGLAGACWTKDINRALRVANGVETGLFWINEYHLTPSGTPFGGIKESGHGRENHKMALDAYSRLKTIYISMNESPTGHYDS; translated from the coding sequence ATGAATAAGAATATGTATGGATTGTTCATCGATGGCGCTTTTGTGAAACCGGTAAAGGGTGCATATCAGGATGTTCATGATCCGGCTACAGGAGATCTGTTGGCAAAAACGGCCAAAGGGTCAAAGGAAGATGTTGAAAAAGCCGTGGAAGCAGCCGACAGATCCAAAAATTTATGGAAAACTGTTTCCATACAGCAACGTTCAAGGATCTTGCACAAAATAGCGGAGATCATTCGAGAAAACAAAGACCATTTGGCAAGGATCGAGACTCAGGACAGCGGGAAACCCATTGTAGAGACAGTGGAAGATGTGAAAGCCATTGCAGATCAGTTCGACTATTTCGGTGGAGCGATCCGTGTAGAAGCGGGGGAATTCATGCGTCAAGATCAGCATAGCATGACCATGATCCTAAGAGAACCCCATGGAGTTGTTGCCCAGATCATTCCTTGGAATTTTCCCTTTCTGTTGGCAGGTTGGAAAATTGCTCCTGCTTTGGCGGCCGGAAACTGCATCGTGATCAAACCTGCATCAGAGACCCCCTTGTCCTTGCTGGAATTTGCCAGATTGACCCAGGATGTACTTCCAAATGGAGTATTGAATGTGGTTACAGGCTCTGGCTCTGTTGTGGGACCTGCATTGTTGGAAAATCTGAAAGTGGATAAGATCGCATTTACGGGATCGACGAAAGTGGGGCGGTCCATCGGAGAGGCGGCAGCCAAGAGGATCCTTCCTGCATCTTTGGAGTTGGGCGGAAAGTCGGCCAACATCATTTTTCCGGATGCACCCATGGATAAGGCCATTGAAGGAGCGGCCTTGGCCATATTATATGGACAAGGGCAGGTTTGCAATGCCGGTTCCAGGCTGTTCGTTCATTCTTCCATCTACAAAAACTTCGTAGAGAAATTGGAGAGAATTTTTCGAAACGTAAAAATCGGAGATCCGGCAGATCCGGCAACGAGAATGGGTCCGTTGATCAACAAAGAACAGCTGGATGTGGTGCTCGGTTACGTGGAGACTGGAATCAAGGAGGGAGCCCGACTTGTTTGCGGAGGCAAGCAAATAGAAAAGTCCCCATTTGATAAAGGATGGTTTATGGAGCCAACCCTGTTTGCAGATGTGAAAAACCACATGAAAATTGCCCAAGAAGAGATCTTCGGACCGGTTTTGGTGGTCATACCATTTGAAACGGAAGAAGAAGTCACTGCCATGGCCAATGATTCCAAATACGGTTTGGCAGGAGCTTGCTGGACCAAGGACATCAACCGGGCTTTGCGGGTCGCCAATGGAGTGGAGACAGGGTTGTTTTGGATCAATGAGTATCATTTAACTCCTTCTGGAACACCTTTTGGCGGGATCAAAGAATCTGGTCATGGAAGAGAAAACCATAAAATGGCATTGGATGCCTATAGTCGATTAAAAACCATATACATCAGCATGAATGAGAGCCCTACAGGTCATTACGACTCATAA
- a CDS encoding metal-dependent transcriptional regulator, giving the protein MSLTESVEMYLETIYFIQQDHGHAHVVDIADRMGVSKPSVTKAMNQLKEEGFVNKESYGHITLTKRGVEISELVAKRHKAITVYLERTLKLTSEEASENACRMEHIVSTGMMDAIERFLESDQGSTLRSE; this is encoded by the coding sequence ATGAGTCTTACAGAATCGGTGGAAATGTATCTGGAAACCATCTATTTCATACAGCAGGACCATGGTCACGCACACGTGGTAGACATTGCAGACCGTATGGGTGTATCCAAGCCCAGTGTCACTAAGGCCATGAACCAATTGAAGGAAGAAGGTTTCGTGAACAAGGAGTCCTACGGGCATATCACTCTGACCAAAAGAGGCGTGGAAATTTCTGAATTGGTGGCGAAAAGACATAAAGCCATCACCGTTTATTTAGAACGAACCTTGAAGTTGACTTCAGAAGAAGCATCTGAAAACGCATGCAGGATGGAGCACATTGTCAGTACCGGTATGATGGACGCCATTGAAAGGTTTCTGGAATCCGATCAAGGAAGTACATTGAGATCAGAATAG
- a CDS encoding thiamine pyrophosphate-binding protein — protein sequence MKKTVTGAQLLVETLERINVETVFGIPGVHNLKIYDALTKSKIHHITTRNESGAGFMADGYGRRTGKPGTAIVITGPGLTNIMTPMGQAYLDAVPMVVISSQLPTTIMNQSTGFLHELKNSTIMASSVAKESRTVPSVELIENYVVEAYKLAVTGRPGPVHIEIPLDLLAEKVQVNKELKIQFTETTTLHEGSIDQAAEIINQADRVSVIAGGGAVDASKEVEELIEKLSAATVQTCAGKGVVSDKSKWNLGARLPFENIRQFIENSDVVIALGTQLSPTDLWENSLKFQGTLIQIDVDSDAFYRNAPADLGIKGDCTSVLQKMLPLLKEKNTTIPEELDQLKIDAVKSAPQVIGNEVTFDMAIDVLDVFREVLKDDEALVADMTTAAYIALSEYQTYQPRTFLHPVGFGTLGYSMPAAIGMKAAQPDKNLIALIGDGGFQFTMQELAVACEQELPIPIVIWNNAGYGEIKRNEKSMDFDSFIAVDNRNPDFMKLADAYGIEGQMPVNKKQLKEALLGSFAKKEPTIIEIDVNRWER from the coding sequence ATGAAAAAAACAGTAACGGGTGCTCAACTATTGGTGGAGACGCTTGAAAGAATAAATGTGGAAACGGTATTCGGAATTCCGGGAGTCCACAACTTGAAGATCTACGATGCTTTGACGAAAAGCAAGATCCATCATATCACCACTCGAAATGAAAGTGGAGCCGGATTCATGGCGGATGGATATGGAAGAAGGACTGGAAAGCCAGGAACAGCCATCGTCATTACCGGCCCTGGTTTGACCAATATCATGACGCCCATGGGACAAGCATATTTGGATGCAGTGCCCATGGTGGTCATTTCCAGCCAACTGCCTACGACGATCATGAATCAAAGCACGGGTTTCTTGCATGAGCTGAAGAACTCGACGATCATGGCCAGTTCGGTAGCGAAAGAAAGCAGGACCGTGCCCAGTGTGGAATTGATCGAAAACTATGTAGTGGAAGCCTACAAACTTGCAGTTACCGGTCGTCCGGGCCCGGTTCATATCGAGATCCCCTTGGATCTTCTGGCAGAAAAAGTCCAGGTAAACAAAGAATTGAAAATCCAATTTACAGAAACCACTACACTCCATGAAGGATCCATAGACCAGGCGGCAGAGATCATCAATCAAGCCGACCGCGTTTCCGTGATCGCAGGTGGAGGAGCAGTGGATGCATCGAAAGAGGTGGAGGAGCTCATTGAAAAATTGTCTGCAGCTACGGTACAAACCTGTGCAGGCAAGGGCGTTGTTTCCGACAAAAGCAAGTGGAATTTGGGTGCAAGACTGCCTTTTGAGAACATTCGACAATTTATAGAAAATTCCGATGTGGTCATTGCACTTGGCACCCAGCTGTCACCGACGGACCTTTGGGAAAATTCTTTAAAATTCCAGGGAACATTGATCCAAATCGATGTGGACAGCGATGCTTTTTATCGCAATGCTCCAGCAGATTTGGGTATCAAGGGGGATTGCACCAGTGTCCTTCAAAAGATGTTGCCCCTATTAAAAGAGAAAAATACGACGATTCCGGAAGAGCTGGATCAACTAAAAATCGATGCTGTCAAATCCGCACCTCAAGTGATCGGCAACGAAGTGACCTTTGACATGGCCATTGACGTTCTGGATGTTTTTCGGGAAGTGTTGAAAGACGATGAAGCGCTTGTAGCGGATATGACAACTGCTGCTTACATTGCCTTGAGTGAATATCAGACCTACCAGCCAAGAACATTCTTGCATCCGGTGGGATTTGGTACCTTGGGATATTCCATGCCTGCGGCCATCGGAATGAAGGCAGCGCAACCGGACAAAAACCTGATCGCCTTGATCGGTGACGGGGGTTTTCAATTTACCATGCAGGAACTGGCAGTTGCCTGCGAACAAGAACTGCCGATCCCCATCGTTATCTGGAACAATGCCGGATACGGAGAAATAAAACGAAATGAAAAATCCATGGATTTTGATTCCTTCATAGCAGTGGACAACCGAAATCCGGATTTCATGAAATTGGCAGACGCCTACGGAATCGAAGGTCAAATGCCCGTGAATAAAAAGCAGTTGAAGGAAGCCTTGCTTGGAAGTTTTGCAAAAAAAGAACCGACGATCATCGAGATCGACGTGAACAGATGGGAGCGATAG
- a CDS encoding MFS transporter, with protein sequence MDNKITVKTQLTFAFFQFCSVMAVTIPMMYLTFYLTESVGMSAALMGTVLLIARIVDFIIGLVSGGVVEKSRMRWGTYRSWLIILKYVVFIGVCLQFWNTSSLPPVARGAVTIIGYIMMHGSMNFVSLAQYGLIQRRAGSDMNGRAKLSIAYARGMTVANIIISAVALPAVIWIGGFFPGYDYLITAAFFALFFFIGSTVLVKATEEYDRVVTEEEAKKIPQISFKDMVKTAAGNGQLMLVLLAFCLTYIGMFIVQTIMQYYFVFIIGNQLMMSVSLTASMVFAFVGSIFGPIFGQKAGKKAALVTGMLLWGVFSALITFLAKGNVWIYIVLGGLGQVAFYMFFSFGMNYFLDAGEYGFYKTGKDNRNVALAMYNMPMKVGMGLGGAIGSFGLAFIGYTSGMTQVTDAFVDKFMMLTGIVPAVFMFASGLLILFFWKITDADAQKYATANAEKLAAMAAQTSDEKAS encoded by the coding sequence ATGGACAACAAGATCACAGTAAAAACCCAGTTGACTTTTGCCTTTTTCCAGTTTTGTTCGGTAATGGCAGTCACAATCCCGATGATGTATTTGACATTCTATTTGACGGAAAGTGTTGGCATGTCTGCAGCACTGATGGGTACGGTATTATTGATCGCAAGAATCGTGGACTTTATAATTGGCCTGGTTTCAGGTGGCGTTGTTGAAAAATCGAGAATGAGGTGGGGTACTTATAGATCCTGGCTCATCATCTTGAAGTATGTCGTTTTTATCGGAGTTTGTTTGCAATTTTGGAATACTTCTTCTTTACCGCCGGTAGCACGTGGTGCTGTCACCATTATCGGATACATCATGATGCATGGTTCCATGAACTTTGTATCTTTGGCACAGTATGGTTTGATCCAGCGTCGTGCCGGCAGCGACATGAATGGTCGTGCAAAGCTTTCCATTGCTTATGCACGTGGAATGACGGTAGCCAATATCATAATCTCTGCAGTGGCTTTACCGGCAGTCATTTGGATCGGAGGATTTTTCCCTGGCTATGACTACTTGATCACAGCAGCCTTTTTTGCCTTGTTCTTCTTCATCGGATCCACCGTATTGGTAAAAGCTACGGAAGAGTATGACCGTGTAGTGACCGAAGAGGAAGCAAAAAAAATTCCCCAGATCTCTTTCAAGGACATGGTAAAAACTGCAGCTGGGAACGGACAGCTGATGCTAGTTCTTTTGGCGTTTTGTTTGACTTATATCGGCATGTTTATCGTGCAGACCATCATGCAGTATTACTTTGTCTTTATCATTGGAAATCAGTTAATGATGTCTGTTTCTTTGACAGCAAGTATGGTATTTGCTTTTGTGGGTAGTATTTTTGGTCCGATTTTTGGTCAAAAGGCTGGTAAGAAAGCGGCGCTTGTCACAGGAATGCTGCTATGGGGCGTTTTCTCTGCCTTGATCACTTTCCTTGCAAAAGGGAATGTATGGATCTACATTGTTTTGGGAGGCCTTGGACAGGTAGCTTTCTACATGTTCTTCTCCTTTGGAATGAACTACTTTCTGGATGCAGGAGAGTATGGATTTTACAAAACCGGAAAAGACAATCGAAACGTGGCACTGGCCATGTACAATATGCCCATGAAAGTCGGTATGGGACTTGGCGGTGCCATTGGTTCCTTTGGCTTGGCATTTATTGGGTATACTTCGGGAATGACCCAAGTGACGGATGCCTTTGTCGACAAGTTCATGATGCTGACGGGGATCGTTCCGGCCGTATTCATGTTTGCATCAGGTCTACTGATCCTTTTCTTCTGGAAAATCACAGATGCAGATGCGCAAAAGTATGCAACGGCAAATGCAGAAAAGCTGGCAGCAATGGCGGCCCAGACAAGCGACGAAAAAGCAAGTTGA
- a CDS encoding alpha/beta hydrolase, translating to MKMDWNSVDEELKRRGKIFQIISKIVFTKWGFPLLNKLSSKRPAVKNNSTMLVEQQWIQRKDGEKIRICIYRPAKEEKNMPGLLWLHGGGYILGSPEQGAAMAMRFMERCPCVVVAPEYRLSLNAPYPAALEDAYDSLLWMKKNAHLLGIRDDQLMVGGDSAGGGLTAALSLYARDRGEVSIAFQMPLYPMLDDRRITESSGFEDTPVWNAKANKICWEVYLKNYQVASDIPCYAAPSRATDFSGLPPTATFVGELEPFRDETIQYVESLRSAGVSVDFALYKGCYHAFEQMCPKAAVSKTAISRLLDSYEDAVAHYTAKQKPDPQNGVEER from the coding sequence ATGAAAATGGATTGGAACAGCGTTGACGAAGAATTGAAAAGAAGAGGCAAAATCTTTCAAATCATCTCCAAGATCGTATTTACAAAGTGGGGATTTCCGTTGTTGAACAAACTATCCAGCAAAAGACCGGCTGTCAAAAACAATTCTACAATGTTGGTGGAACAACAATGGATCCAGCGAAAAGACGGGGAAAAAATTCGGATATGCATCTACAGGCCTGCAAAGGAAGAGAAAAACATGCCAGGTCTTTTATGGCTTCATGGGGGAGGCTATATTTTGGGGTCCCCTGAGCAGGGAGCAGCCATGGCAATGCGGTTTATGGAAAGATGTCCCTGTGTCGTTGTGGCACCGGAATATCGCTTGTCTCTGAATGCCCCCTATCCGGCGGCATTGGAAGATGCTTACGATTCCCTTTTGTGGATGAAGAAAAACGCACATCTGCTGGGGATCCGGGACGACCAGCTCATGGTGGGTGGAGATAGCGCAGGAGGCGGTTTGACAGCCGCATTGAGTCTTTATGCGAGAGATCGAGGGGAAGTGTCCATTGCATTTCAAATGCCCTTATATCCCATGCTGGACGACCGGAGGATCACTGAATCTTCCGGTTTTGAAGACACACCGGTGTGGAATGCAAAAGCAAACAAAATATGCTGGGAAGTATATCTGAAAAATTACCAAGTAGCTTCAGATATACCTTGTTATGCAGCACCTTCCAGAGCGACAGACTTCAGCGGCCTGCCACCAACGGCCACTTTCGTTGGGGAATTGGAACCCTTTCGAGACGAAACGATCCAATATGTGGAAAGCTTGCGGTCTGCAGGAGTATCCGTGGATTTTGCATTGTACAAAGGTTGCTATCACGCTTTTGAACAAATGTGCCCAAAAGCAGCGGTCAGCAAAACCGCCATATCCAGACTGTTGGATTCCTACGAAGATGCAGTGGCCCATTATACGGCAAAGCAGAAACCAGATCCGCAAAATGGAGTAGAAGAAAGATGA
- the hisC gene encoding histidinol-phosphate transaminase, producing the protein MPKKSIRKAVEFVNPYVPGKTIDEVQEAYGLDEVIKLGSNENPYGPFDNAKEAMIQEIDQLFMYPDREYEDLKVILAEMNGLQHENVALAHGAGGMLETLARTFIEEGDEVILPTQSYGLYREISNLMGAKVIESSLNAEYKIDMKDMMSKFSDKTKLIWMCNPNNPTGTMLDQAMFDVFLEKLPEKAWIIMDEAYIEFSDPAKRIESIDYIKKNKRIIVIRTMSKAFGLAGARIGYAFANKEMIHIIDTVAEPFNANRIGLAGAIATLTKDQKTYEKRLQDIISERENLVQQLTKMGMNCIPTQTNFVFFETGRNASAIGEEMLKRGVIVRPCTGWGYEEAIRVTIGTEYENQRFLEEFGKVIKEIQ; encoded by the coding sequence ATGCCAAAGAAAAGTATAAGAAAAGCAGTAGAATTTGTAAATCCATATGTGCCGGGGAAGACTATTGATGAAGTACAGGAAGCCTATGGTTTGGATGAAGTGATCAAACTGGGTTCCAACGAAAATCCCTATGGTCCTTTCGATAATGCCAAAGAAGCGATGATCCAGGAGATCGATCAGCTCTTTATGTATCCGGACCGGGAATACGAAGACTTGAAAGTGATCCTGGCGGAAATGAATGGTCTGCAGCATGAAAACGTCGCTTTGGCACATGGTGCCGGAGGGATGCTGGAGACCTTGGCGAGAACATTTATAGAAGAAGGGGATGAAGTCATTCTTCCGACCCAGTCCTATGGTTTGTATCGGGAGATCTCCAATCTGATGGGGGCCAAGGTGATCGAGTCTTCCTTGAATGCAGAGTACAAGATCGATATGAAAGACATGATGAGCAAGTTTTCGGACAAGACCAAACTCATATGGATGTGCAATCCAAACAATCCAACCGGGACCATGTTGGATCAAGCCATGTTTGATGTTTTTCTGGAAAAGTTGCCGGAAAAAGCCTGGATCATCATGGACGAAGCCTACATTGAGTTTTCCGACCCGGCAAAAAGGATCGAATCTATCGATTATATCAAGAAAAACAAAAGGATCATTGTCATTCGAACCATGTCCAAAGCTTTTGGTTTGGCGGGAGCTCGAATCGGCTATGCCTTTGCAAACAAAGAAATGATCCACATCATCGACACCGTAGCAGAACCTTTCAATGCAAACAGGATCGGGCTGGCGGGAGCTATTGCGACCTTGACCAAAGATCAAAAAACCTACGAAAAAAGGCTCCAGGACATCATCAGTGAACGGGAGAACCTGGTTCAACAACTCACGAAAATGGGTATGAACTGTATACCGACCCAGACCAATTTCGTCTTCTTCGAAACCGGCAGAAATGCTTCGGCCATCGGGGAAGAGATGCTGAAAAGAGGAGTCATCGTCCGACCTTGTACCGGGTGGGGATACGAGGAAGCGATACGAGTCACCATCGGAACCGAATATGAAAACCAGCGTTTTTTGGAAGAGTTTGGCAAAGTTATAAAGGAGATCCAGTGA
- a CDS encoding FeoA family protein, which translates to MELAFGRRKRRRMRNGVFQHQAQANKEVMLSGDRLIHAQVNFPYVIQSIETDDASMKDFLFTLGCFPGEEITILSILADNYIINVKDARYSIDSELAKTIQIK; encoded by the coding sequence ATGGAATTGGCTTTTGGAAGAAGAAAGAGAAGAAGGATGAGGAACGGAGTGTTCCAGCATCAGGCACAAGCAAATAAAGAAGTTATGCTCAGCGGGGACCGTCTTATTCATGCACAAGTCAATTTTCCCTATGTGATCCAAAGCATTGAGACGGATGATGCAAGCATGAAAGATTTTTTGTTTACGCTGGGTTGTTTTCCCGGAGAAGAGATCACGATTTTGTCCATATTGGCGGACAACTATATTATCAATGTCAAGGATGCGCGATACAGCATCGATTCCGAACTGGCGAAAACCATTCAGATCAAATAA
- a CDS encoding uroporphyrinogen decarboxylase family protein, which produces MDQVEKLYQERLTRVSTAFKNGKPDRVPIFSLATTYVYTSQDIKPAEAFNDPAVAQKANVDFYNRLYFDGCGGVHASSNRKVGEILGGGIYEHIDDGTFQVKPNSINRMEADEYDELIESPHKFFINKIWPRRFDLMAEEYTPEKYEKFAAAIAEAGKGRQVNGPITEVIEKQLGLPCMFRGGMTNPVDIIFDYLRDFDGTMRDVKRNPTKVRDAGLAMVDWMLGMATMSPPDPDKVLIAPMHLPTFLNPRDFEKVYWPSWKKLVDEVTSRGYRVVYLFEGKYEHIYDYLQELPKNKVAGVFEHDDLKLAKEKLGDTMCICGGMPTSVIQNKTVQGSIDYVKEVIDTIAMDGGFVLTSTIPMMFKNDGKLENYEAVNKFVHEYAVYK; this is translated from the coding sequence ATGGATCAGGTAGAAAAGCTTTATCAGGAACGGCTGACCAGAGTTTCCACGGCCTTTAAAAACGGGAAACCGGACAGGGTACCCATATTCAGTTTGGCAACCACTTATGTTTACACATCCCAGGATATAAAACCTGCGGAGGCGTTTAATGATCCGGCAGTTGCACAAAAGGCGAATGTGGATTTTTACAACCGATTGTACTTTGACGGTTGTGGTGGCGTTCATGCATCCAGCAACAGAAAAGTGGGAGAAATTCTGGGCGGGGGCATTTATGAACACATCGATGATGGAACATTTCAAGTGAAACCCAATTCCATCAATCGAATGGAAGCGGACGAATACGACGAACTCATCGAATCGCCCCATAAATTTTTCATCAATAAAATCTGGCCCAGACGATTCGATCTGATGGCGGAAGAATACACACCCGAAAAGTATGAAAAATTTGCTGCTGCAATTGCAGAGGCCGGAAAAGGCCGGCAGGTCAATGGCCCCATCACCGAAGTGATCGAAAAGCAACTGGGCTTGCCCTGCATGTTTCGTGGTGGCATGACCAATCCGGTAGATATTATTTTCGATTATCTACGTGATTTTGACGGGACCATGAGAGATGTAAAAAGAAATCCGACGAAAGTTCGAGATGCCGGATTGGCCATGGTGGACTGGATGCTGGGAATGGCGACCATGAGTCCGCCAGATCCGGATAAAGTATTGATTGCGCCTATGCACCTGCCAACTTTTTTGAATCCTCGAGATTTCGAAAAAGTGTATTGGCCTTCCTGGAAAAAATTAGTGGACGAAGTAACAAGCAGGGGATATCGCGTCGTATACTTGTTTGAAGGCAAATACGAGCATATCTATGATTACCTGCAAGAGTTGCCAAAAAACAAAGTAGCAGGGGTGTTCGAACACGATGACTTGAAGTTGGCGAAGGAAAAGCTGGGTGATACCATGTGTATTTGCGGTGGAATGCCAACCAGCGTGATCCAGAATAAAACAGTGCAGGGATCCATTGATTATGTCAAGGAAGTCATTGATACGATCGCCATGGACGGTGGTTTTGTATTGACATCCACCATCCCGATGATGTTCAAGAATGATGGAAAACTGGAAAATTATGAAGCGGTCAACAAATTCGTCCACGAATACGCCGTGTACAAGTAG
- a CDS encoding endolytic transglycosylase MltG: MKYSKKLLMVALLLLATAAIVFFMNKNIKSMDVDQDPVMDVPSAYLTEDHPEAPVYLGSIVVDDGDTLDRDIIPQLVEIFGLTDKEVKEALETPIESRWISPDLSDYRRLEGIIPPGRYDIPADSTVGDWVVSRVKDGEKRFESIFFIQENTNHLAPFQQIILASMVEAECLHDRQYEQTAAVFLNRLEDKQKLQSCVTAEYALGFQRPFLYGEDVKIQSPYNTYQKAGLPIGPICSVDDESLMAAMSLPKYEDLYYFYYDYLMNEMFFYLDYESFKKEANKSRERFIDAAAIGFRDKINKQEIFGY, from the coding sequence ATGAAATATTCAAAAAAATTGTTGATGGTTGCACTATTGCTGCTGGCTACGGCAGCAATAGTGTTTTTTATGAATAAGAATATAAAATCTATGGACGTTGATCAAGACCCTGTGATGGATGTCCCGTCGGCATATTTGACGGAGGACCATCCCGAGGCTCCTGTATATCTTGGAAGCATCGTCGTTGATGACGGCGATACATTGGACAGGGATATCATTCCCCAATTGGTTGAGATTTTTGGGCTGACCGATAAAGAAGTGAAGGAAGCCCTGGAAACTCCGATAGAATCAAGATGGATCTCACCGGATCTTTCTGATTACCGACGTTTGGAAGGGATCATTCCTCCCGGGAGGTATGACATACCCGCAGATTCTACAGTAGGGGATTGGGTGGTTTCCAGGGTAAAAGACGGAGAAAAACGTTTTGAGAGTATTTTTTTCATCCAAGAAAATACCAACCATCTAGCACCCTTCCAACAAATAATCCTTGCATCCATGGTCGAAGCCGAATGTCTTCATGACAGACAGTATGAACAGACAGCAGCTGTTTTTTTGAATCGTCTGGAGGATAAACAGAAACTGCAAAGTTGTGTGACCGCGGAATACGCACTGGGGTTTCAACGCCCTTTTCTCTATGGAGAAGACGTGAAGATCCAAAGTCCCTATAATACCTACCAAAAGGCCGGTCTTCCCATAGGACCGATCTGCAGCGTGGATGATGAAAGCTTGATGGCGGCCATGTCCTTGCCGAAATATGAAGATCTATATTATTTTTATTATGATTACTTGATGAATGAAATGTTCTTTTATTTGGATTACGAATCGTTCAAGAAGGAAGCCAATAAATCGCGGGAACGTTTTATCGATGCAGCAGCCATCGGGTTCCGGGATAAGATCAACAAACAGGAAATATTCGGATATTAA